One region of Carassius carassius chromosome 41, fCarCar2.1, whole genome shotgun sequence genomic DNA includes:
- the LOC132123027 gene encoding rho guanine nucleotide exchange factor 28 codes for MKLSRREVPIYGQAKVFAMIPSVQEEEVFVVLEGSTLLHVLQTRVHSMLYFIVPGHNQSEMVRVRAYIYTDDAVMCVGVSYLTYVEDDAQELAEYLVTHSDCLSTTEHRHLIGRYVLNDSSARTDMDHRVTLALANLHTPHNLLGQSSQESLLHVCVRLGFVSVSEFLLCQPGALMTICSANQDGDTPLQLAQQTNQHALIKLFKHPPNPLSTPLAGVSQVWAGKSHLLRFSHASGMLSLSVCVSKYCPTTQTFQSSILLLREYVKDSALLNKVR; via the exons ATGAAGCTGAGCAGAAGAGAGGTTCCTATTTAT GGCCAAGCAAAGGTTTTTGCAATGATCCCATCGGTTCAGGAGGAAGAGGTTTTTGTGGTTCTAGAGGGCTCAACTCTACTACATGTTCTGCAAACTAGAGTTCACTCAATGCTATACTTCATTGTTCCAG GTCATAACCAGTCAGAGATGGTGCGTGTCCGAGCGTATATATATACAGATGATGCTgtgatgtgtgtgggtgtgtcttATCTGACATACGTGGAGGATGATGCACAGGAGCTGGCTGAATACCTGGTTACCCATAGCGACTGTCTCAGCACCACTGAGCACAGACATCTGATTGGTCGATATGTTTTGAATGACAGCTCTGCAAGGACAGATATGGATCATAGGGTCACACTCGCCCTAGCTAACCTACACACCCCTCACAATCTTCTCGGACAGTCATCACAAG AATCTCTCCTGCATGTGTGCGTGCGTCTGGGCTTTGTGAGCGTCTCCGAGTTCCTTCTCTGTCAACCTGGCGCCCTGATGACTATCTGCTCAGCCAATCAGGATGGGGACACGCCCCTTCAGCTGGCCCAACAGACCAATCAGCATGCTCTGATAAAACTCTTTAAGCA CCCTCCTAATCCATTATCCACGCCCCTGGCAGGCGTGTCACAGGTGTGGGCGGGTAAATCCCACCTCCTCAGGTTTAGCCACGCCTCTGGGatgctgtctctgtctgtgtgtgtatccaaGTACTGTCCTACTACACAGACCTTTCAGTCATCCATATTACTGCTGCGAGAGTATGTGAAGGATTCTGCTCTACTAAACAAGGTCAGATAA
- the LOC132123028 gene encoding rho guanine nucleotide exchange factor 28, whose protein sequence is MSHRKRSNSEGCGHDFTLRKSKSFIGCSSGSPTSNSTDSLAHISFDYSAESWSTVVDNEFSKTLDKKVVKRQEIIYELMQTEFHHVQTLSVMADVLRRGLLEDVQLEQDVIAQIFPRLDELLAWHKNFLIDMETRQRASIHPGKHKNYIIRQIGDILCQQFAGRNASQMIELYGDFCSRHPEALKIYKQLLQSNRKLQLFLRQQSNNSVIKRREIPEFLLLVTQRITKYPVLIERLLQHTDDNSAERYDIAVALEGLRGLIEEVERRVGDYQNAEKLQDIISRLDNKSCTRLKNGEIFGKQDLQKTHRTLTHSSALTCRTTSGRLRDVLALLLTDVLAFLQEKEQKFVFAALEQKPSVLPLRRLIVREIANQERGLFLISGDCSVGPEMYEIHTQTREERNTWMTLLRQVADSLPDDQTKKNEGEIKVKKIQKLQEALFSLDQRLCSVIEEKLKICRGTGRWSVATCRLLVQPHPENTPQGVTLLSDAQEEVVKLAITLLTWLFPCIWSPSNHENIGQERANNSKQNLPSRSRRSALVGTGVGPLSIAPISPAHQTYLKVAEGVHNLIHILYSLQAAVIIQDSCFEVQNLLLLEGEAPPPNLTSDYDIKRQGLECGTVSGTEAVQQKELEQREKEHAELTDRLAKEKEQFEEELRLFEEKLRKLREEEKRVKKERETLKDEEKKVQKEKNSLETQIRLIQHNSNHRQGILPSII, encoded by the exons ATGTCACACAG AAAGCGGAGTAACAGTGAGGGGTGTGGCCATGATTTCACTCTACGGAAAAGCAAGTCTTTTATTGGTTGTTCTTCTGGAAGCCCCACCTCCA ATTCTACTGATTCTTTGGCTCACATATCATTTGACTACTCTGCTGAATCTTGGAGCACTGTCGTGGACAATGAATTCAGTAAGACACTGGACAAAAAGGTGGTCAAGAGACAGGAGATCATCTATG AGCTGATGCAGACAGAATTTCACCATGTGCAGACTCTCTCTGTTATGGCTGATGTTTTGAGGCGGGGACTGTTGGAGGACGTGCAGCTGGAGCAGGACGTGATCGCTCAGATTTTCCCCAGGCTGGATGAGCTCTTAGCTTGGCATAAAAACTTTCTCATAGACATGGAGACCAGACAGCGGGCATCTATTCACCCAGGAAAGCACAAGAACTACATCATACGACAAATTGGTGATATTCTGTGTCAACAG TTTGCAGGTCGAAATGCTTCTCAGATGATAGAGCTGTATGGTGATTTCTGCAGTCGGCATCCAGAAGCTCTGAAAATTTATAAGCAGCTATTACAGAGCAACAGGAAATTACAGTTATTTCTCAGA CAGCAGAGTAACAACTCTGTCATCAAACGGCGTGAAATCCCAGAATTCCTGTTGCTTGTTACCCAGAGAATCACAAAGTACCCTGTTCTGATAGAGAGACTCCTTCAACACACTGATG ATAACAGTGCTGAGCGCTATGATATTGCAGTGGCGCTGGAGGGTCTTCGGGGATTGATAGAAGAGGTGGAGCGACGTGTGGGAGATTACCAGAATGCAGAGAAACTACAAGATATCATCAGTCGCCTAGACAACAAGAGCTGCACTCGCCTGAAGAACGGAGAGATCTTCGGCAAGCAAGACCTGCAGAAAACACACcgaactctcacacactcttcagcgCTGACCTGTAGGACCACCTCTGGCAGACTGAGAG ATGTTCTTGCACTGCTCCTCACAGATGTTTTGGCTTTCCTTCAGGAGAAAGAGCAGAAGTTTGTCTTTGCTGCACTG GAGCAGAAGCCATCTGTGTTGCCCTTGCGAAGGCTCATTGTGAGGGAAATAGCCAATCAGGAGAGAGGATTATTTCTGATCAGCGGCGATTGCTCTGTGGGGCCTGAGATGTACgagatacacacacaaactcgTGAGGAACGCAACACATGGATGACACTGCTGAGACAGGTTGCTGATAG CCTTCCTGATGATCAGACTAAGAAGAATGAGGGGGAAATCAAAGTTAAAAAGATACAGAAGTTACAAG AGGCACTGTTTTCTCTGGACCAGCGGCTGTGCTCTGTTATTGAGGAGAAGTTAAAGATCTGTAGAGGGACTGGTAGATGGAGTGTGGCTACTTGCCGACTTCTCGTTCAACCACACCCTGAAAACACGCCTCAAGGTGTCACATTACTGTCTGACGCGCAGGAAGAGG TGGTGAAGCTGGCTATCACTTTGTTGACTTGGCTTTTTCCTTGCATATGGTCACCAAGTAACCATGAGAACATAGGCCAGGAAAGAGCAAACA ATAGCAAACAAAATTTGCCAAGTCGGAGCAGAAGGAGTGCTTTGGTGGGAACTGGGGTGGGGCCTCTCTCAATAGCCCCAATAAGCCCCGCCCACCAGACTTATTTAAAG GTAGCAGAGGGTGTTCACAACTTAATCCACATACTCTACAGTCTACAG GCTGCAGTAATAATCCAAGACAGCTGCTTTGAAGTTCAAAATCTCCTCCTCCTTGAGGGAGAAGCTCCGCCCCCAAATCTTACAAGTGATTATGATATCAAAAGA CAGGGTTTGGAGTGTGGCACGGTCAGCGGGACTGAGGCTGTGCAGCAGAAAGAACTGGAGCAGAGAGAAAAAGAGCACGCTGAACTGACAGACAGACTTGCGAAAGAGAAAGAGCAGTTTGAGGAGGAGCTGCGGCTGTTTGAGGAGAAGTTGAGGAAactgagagaagaggagaagagagtgaagaaagagagagaaacattaAAGGATGAGGAAAAGAAAGTGCAGAAAGAGAAGAATAGTCTGGAGACACAGATAAGACTCATTCAACACAATTCAAATCATCGGCAAGGCATCTTGCCTTCTATCATATAA